TTCTTGATGCTTTGGATAAAGTTGCCGGGGAATATAACTCCACTCCTGCTGCCATCGCATTAGCGTGGCTTATTAAGAGGCCCGGCGTTGTTGCCCCCATCGCCAGCGCCACCAGCATTGAACAGCTTAAGCAAATAACCGCAGCCGTTACAACCGGCCTGAGCGATGATGCGATAAAACTGCTGGATACTGCCAGTTGTTATTAAGAACAAAAGCCGCCTGCTTACGCAGGGCGGCTCCTTCATTTATATATATTTGGGGAAATTGCTTAGAATCTGCCGGGGCGGTGTTCATCGCGGCCATGTCCATAGTTACTGCGACTGTTGTTTTGAGCAAAATGCTCACCGCGTCCGTTATCACGTCCATGGTTGTCGAAACGATCGTGGTTGTCAAAATGGTTACGGTTATCGAACCTGCGGTCCTCAAAACCACGGTCATTGAACCTCCTGGCATTTACGCTATTATTATAGTGATAAGCGTCGCCGTATCCGCGGCCGTATACCCGTTCGTTCCACCTGCCGTTAAAGGCCACGCCGTTATAATGGTTCCTGTAATATTCGGCATGCAGGTATGGGCGTGGTGCGCGAACCTCGTACCTGCGGGCATATCTCCAGTCAAAATCGCGGTACGCACCTGGCAAATATGCTGCGGTTACCCAGCGGCCACCATCGTTATAATAGTAACATTCGTCGTTTACACTATAATAGGCATCCACATCAGGCAGGTAATAATAATCCTCATCGCCGTCATAATCCACCGGTTCGCTGTAAATAACCGGTTCCCGGTGTGCAACTACAACCCTGTCCTGAACATATACCGGCCTTGGGCTAAAATTGATACCGACATGTAACCTAACCTGTGCACTCGCAGCATTATAAAATAAACCGCTTAATGCTATTGCTGATAATATTGCTAACTTTTTCATAATATTAAAATTTATACAGTTAGGACTATACCCAATTGAAAAGGTTTAATATTTCATTATAATACTTCTACAGCATAGCTATAAGTAAAATATAATTCTTAATAATATATTTTTATCAGAATTTAATTTTTATCAAGATGAATTTTGAATGAAAAAATCTTATCTGTAACAGGTAATATTGCAGACCCCTTAATTGAGAAAAATAAAACCATGGGCACCCTGCAATGGTCTTAATAAACTGAGCGTCGTGTCATTGTATTGATACAAAGTCCATTTCCTTAATTGTTAAATAATCAGCTAAATTTGATATTGAATAAGTACACCATTATGAAAAGAAGAACACTGGGAACCATCCTGCTGCCCGTGCTGGCCGTCGCCGGGCTGATATCCATCGTCGCCCTTAAGAACGACATCAAAAAACATAACAACTTTAATACACCAGAGGCCGATAACGCCGGGTTAACGGTGCCCGCCGGCTTCAGTGCGGCAATCATTGCTGATAACCTTGGCGGTGTAAGGCATATTGCCGTTACGCCGCAAAACGAGATATATGCCAAACTTCGCGGACTCGAAAAAGGCAAGGGCATATTATTACTGCATCAAAACGGCGACAAGGCCGATGTAAAAATGGCATTCGGTAATTTTGCCGGCACCGGTATTGCGGTTAAAAGCGGTTACCTGTACGCATCGTCAGACGAGGAAGTGTTCCGCTTTAAGCTGAATGCCCAAAATGAGGTAATAGACCCAAACAAACCCGAAAAGATAGTGACCGGCCTCCTAAGCCGCGGCGAACACGAAGCCAAGGCTATTACTTTGGATAACGCCGGGCATCTTTATGTGAATATCGGTGCGTACTCCAATGCATGCCAGGTAAAGGACCGGACAAAGGGGTCGCCGGGTCAAAAAGGTTGCCCTATCCTCGATTCCGCAGGCGGTATATGGCAATTCAGCGCAAGCAAAGCCAACCAGCACTATGGCGACGGTATCCGCTACGCCACCGGTTTAAGAAACGTGGTTGGCCTGGATTGGAACACCCAGGATAACCAGTTATTTGTAATGCAGCATGGACGCGATCAGTTACACGACCTTTTTCCGCAGTATTTTACTGTAAAACAATCTGCCGAACTGCCGGCCGAATGTATGTATGCCTTGAAAAAGGGTGATAACGCCGGCTGGCCCTACATGTATTACGACTGGCAAACCCATAAAAAAATGCTGATGCCCGAATACGGTGGCGACGGCAAAAAATTGGGCGGGCAAAACGCTATTAACCCCGCAGCAGCATACCCCGGCCATCTTGCACCGAACGGTCTTTTATTTTATACCGGCAAACAGTTCCCGGCAAAATACAGGAATGGCGCTTTCATAGCCTTCCATGGCTCGTGGAACCGCGCACCCGAACCGCAGGAAGGTTATTATGTAGTGTTCCAGCCGTTTGCCAATGGCAGGCCTTCGGGCAAGTACGAAGTTTTTGCTGATGGATTTGCCGGATCTGCACAACAAAAAGCAAGCGGCAGCGCTATACACCGCCCCTGTGGCCTGGCACAAGGTCCTGACGGCTCTTTGTATATCAGCGATGACAATAAAGGAACGATCTATAAGATCACCTATAAGAAATAACACTAAGATCAGCTCATAACCAAAAGGCCCCGATGATCCGGGGCCTTTTTAGTTGGATAGCTCGTAGTTGAATTTAAACGATCGGCTTTTCTTGGCCTTTACCCTTAAAATGCACTCTTCTGCTGTATCCTTTTCATATTTGCTAAGCGCCTGGAGGTACGCTTCATGATAGCTGTTAATAGCAGCATCCCAATCCTTTTGCTTTTCAGCATGCAGACCGGCGAGATAATGGATATAAGCCACATCGACACCGGCGACAGTCAGCGCTTTTTCCTTTACCAATTGTACCTGTCTTCCCATACCGAGAAATACCAGCAAATGCAGGTAGTCAGCATAAACATCCGGAAATGAAGGCTCCAGTTCGGCACAGGTTTTAAAGTGGTAGCCCGCCGCCTGGTAATCCTTTACTTCGTAGTAGTACAACTTACCCAACTGGTAATGAGCGCGGGCGTACAATGGTTCCGCAGCTACAATTTCATTAAGCAACTGCAATGCCCTTGGGTTTTGCCCATAGCTCAGCTCATCAACAGCCTGCAAATATTTTTCTTCTATAGTCAAATAAATGTCCATAACAATAATTCAAACACCCATTAAAGGGCCCGATAAAACAATAAATAATTTTTGATAGATACAGCGTTGGCGCTATACCGGGAAGCGAAAGGATGCCGACAATGCACGGCCCTTCCGCTGCGCGCCCGTGGGCCGCATTAGGTTATTTTGGCGGAAGTGTTTAAGACGTAGCATTTTAATATCTTTTTACAAAGATATTAAATCTGTTTTATTTTTAAAACAAGGTTGATTTTATAAGGCATCCGGCAGCGCACTTTCATCCGCGTCGCGCTCTGCATCCTCCCTGCTTTCGATGAGGTAATTATCCATCAGTTCGTCTTCGGTAACCAGGATATTGAAATCATCGAACCGGGCACCATCCTGGTAAGGGTAAACGGTGTAGCCTTTTTTCTCAGGGTCGTAATTACCGACCTCAAAAAGTTCTTCCTGATCCTTTTCTTTAATAACGGCGCCTTCAACCAGTTGGTAGGCGTCGAGTATAGGTTGAAAATTATTTTTCATAAGCATATAACAATCAGGAGTTGCAAAGTTTTAAAACTTCGTAAATCTTGTACAACAGTTTTACCCGAACCAGTCAAACAGGTCGCTTTGCTTTAAAGCAGATTTATCGGCGCCTTTCAGGTCGTTTAATATCTCTCCCTCTCCCATTTGGATTATGCGGTTGCCATAATTGAAAGCGTCTTTCAGGTTGTGGGTTACCAGGATGGCGGTCAGCTTAAAGTCCGCGATCAGCCTATCGGCAGTTTTCATCACAATATCTGCGGATCGCGGGTCGAGCGCTGCGGTAGGTTCGTCGAGCAGGAGTATTTTGCAGGTATCCATTACGCTCATCAGCAAAGTAAGCGCCTGCCTCTGTCCACCGGATAAAGTACCCATCAATTGTTCGGTCTTGTTTTCAAGCCCCATACCCAGCGTACTTATTTTATCCTTTACCTGTTTTTTGAACTTATCGCTGATACCGATAGATAATCCTTTCGGCTTAGTGCGGATAGCCGCCAGCCGGAAATTATCCAAAATGCTAAGATCAGGAGCAGTGCCGCTCAGTGGATTCTGAAATACGCGGGCTATCCATTCGCTGCGGCGATAATCGGCCAATTTGGTCACATCATTACCTTCGATATGGATAGTGCCCGAACTGGGCAGCACACTGCCGGCAACCAAATTAAGCAGCGTTGTCTTGCCCGACCCATTGGAGCCAACGATCACCAGGAACTCCTGTTCCCCGATTTTCAGGTCGACCCCACGCACGGCATCTACCTGGTTGGCTTTGCCCCTGTTATAGGTTTTATGAACTTTCCTGATATCGATCATGCTGAACTTTTGAAGGATAAACGCGGCAGGCTGACGATGAGCAGCACAAATACAGCGGTTACCAGTTTGAGTAAAATTGGGTCGACACCGATACTAAGCGTGATGGCCAAAACACACTGAAAGATAACAGCACCTGACAGAACCAGCAACAAACTGAACCACACAGACGTGATACCAAGCCAATTGATAAAAGATTCCGCTATAATGACCGAACCAAGGCCCACGATAACAATACCGATGCCCATGTTAATATCTGCAAAACCCTGGAACTGCGTGATCAGGAAACCGCTTAGTGCAGTCAAAGCAT
Above is a window of Mucilaginibacter ginsenosidivorans DNA encoding:
- a CDS encoding PQQ-dependent sugar dehydrogenase; translated protein: MKRRTLGTILLPVLAVAGLISIVALKNDIKKHNNFNTPEADNAGLTVPAGFSAAIIADNLGGVRHIAVTPQNEIYAKLRGLEKGKGILLLHQNGDKADVKMAFGNFAGTGIAVKSGYLYASSDEEVFRFKLNAQNEVIDPNKPEKIVTGLLSRGEHEAKAITLDNAGHLYVNIGAYSNACQVKDRTKGSPGQKGCPILDSAGGIWQFSASKANQHYGDGIRYATGLRNVVGLDWNTQDNQLFVMQHGRDQLHDLFPQYFTVKQSAELPAECMYALKKGDNAGWPYMYYDWQTHKKMLMPEYGGDGKKLGGQNAINPAAAYPGHLAPNGLLFYTGKQFPAKYRNGAFIAFHGSWNRAPEPQEGYYVVFQPFANGRPSGKYEVFADGFAGSAQQKASGSAIHRPCGLAQGPDGSLYISDDNKGTIYKITYKK
- a CDS encoding ABC transporter ATP-binding protein; this encodes MIDIRKVHKTYNRGKANQVDAVRGVDLKIGEQEFLVIVGSNGSGKTTLLNLVAGSVLPSSGTIHIEGNDVTKLADYRRSEWIARVFQNPLSGTAPDLSILDNFRLAAIRTKPKGLSIGISDKFKKQVKDKISTLGMGLENKTEQLMGTLSGGQRQALTLLMSVMDTCKILLLDEPTAALDPRSADIVMKTADRLIADFKLTAILVTHNLKDAFNYGNRIIQMGEGEILNDLKGADKSALKQSDLFDWFG
- a CDS encoding tetratricopeptide repeat protein, giving the protein MDIYLTIEEKYLQAVDELSYGQNPRALQLLNEIVAAEPLYARAHYQLGKLYYYEVKDYQAAGYHFKTCAELEPSFPDVYADYLHLLVFLGMGRQVQLVKEKALTVAGVDVAYIHYLAGLHAEKQKDWDAAINSYHEAYLQALSKYEKDTAEECILRVKAKKSRSFKFNYELSN